One genomic segment of Streptosporangium album includes these proteins:
- a CDS encoding LysR family transcriptional regulator, translated as MTHEDLTAGELRILAAVERERSFSAAAIRLGLTQSAVSYAVRAAERKIGMVLFQRGRNGARPTAAGTAAVGHARRILRLMDVMRAEAHAASTGETTGNIKVAAFRSAAFHLLPMVLARFARRYPKVTVDVRIVQEIGRGIAGEVLEGRADLGIVTFPSRVAGLVGRDLFAEPYVLAYPAGHPDPRSLPMIDWHENCSVETKRWLDRQAWIPPSDIQVEDDGVVLSMVGYGLGSAIVPRLTLVDAPPKVAMEELDAAPPIRRVGYVTTSEMANSAVVRELVGELRAHCAKRFAAVG; from the coding sequence ATGACGCACGAGGATCTGACGGCCGGCGAGCTGCGCATTCTGGCCGCCGTGGAGCGGGAACGCTCCTTCTCCGCCGCCGCGATCCGGCTCGGCCTCACCCAGTCGGCGGTCTCCTACGCCGTCCGCGCCGCCGAACGGAAGATCGGCATGGTGCTCTTCCAGCGTGGGCGCAACGGTGCCCGGCCCACGGCCGCGGGCACGGCGGCGGTCGGGCACGCCAGGCGGATCCTGCGCCTCATGGACGTCATGAGGGCCGAGGCGCACGCGGCGTCGACGGGGGAGACGACAGGCAACATCAAGGTCGCGGCGTTCCGCAGCGCGGCCTTCCACCTGCTGCCCATGGTGCTCGCGCGGTTCGCCCGACGCTACCCGAAGGTCACGGTGGATGTCCGGATCGTGCAGGAGATCGGCAGGGGGATCGCGGGGGAGGTACTGGAGGGCCGGGCCGATCTCGGCATCGTCACGTTTCCTTCCAGAGTCGCCGGTCTGGTCGGCAGGGACCTGTTCGCCGAGCCGTACGTGCTCGCCTATCCGGCCGGGCACCCGGATCCGCGCAGCCTGCCGATGATCGACTGGCACGAGAACTGCTCGGTGGAGACCAAGCGGTGGCTGGACAGGCAGGCGTGGATCCCGCCGAGCGACATCCAGGTCGAGGACGACGGGGTCGTGCTCTCGATGGTCGGCTACGGTCTCGGCAGCGCGATCGTCCCCCGTCTCACCCTTGTCGACGCGCCACCCAAGGTCGCGATGGAGGAGCTCGACGCGGCCCCGCCGATCCGGCGCGTGGGTTACGTCACCACCTCCGAGATGGCGAACTCGGCCGTCGTCCGCGAGCTGGTCGGCGAGCTCCGGGCCCACTGCGCCAAGCGGTTCGCCGCCGTCGGCTGA
- a CDS encoding DUF3152 domain-containing protein has product MASLLVGGGAVLNGYPTPASGGSAQSPDRPTPSEVALPAVSVTPTPPPEPTRTSGPEQTFLMANGRRQPARVTVPKAASGRYAVVPGDARPPAGRAGKVIRYVVEVERGLPFDGREFADEVHRILNDRRSWGFRFQRVARGPVKIRVSLSSPATTDRQCLPMVTLGTLSCWNGRRATINAVRWNEGVRGYGRDVATYREYVINHEVGHGLGHSHESCPGQGKRAPVMLQQTKSLYGCRPNAWPSPRR; this is encoded by the coding sequence TTGGCTTCGCTGCTGGTCGGCGGCGGTGCCGTGCTGAACGGTTACCCCACGCCGGCCTCCGGCGGATCCGCACAATCCCCCGACCGGCCCACGCCCTCCGAGGTCGCCCTGCCCGCCGTCTCGGTGACGCCCACCCCGCCGCCCGAGCCGACGCGGACATCCGGACCCGAGCAGACGTTCCTCATGGCCAACGGGCGGCGCCAGCCGGCGAGGGTGACCGTGCCGAAGGCGGCGAGCGGTCGCTACGCCGTCGTCCCCGGCGACGCCCGTCCCCCCGCGGGCCGCGCGGGCAAGGTGATCCGGTACGTGGTCGAGGTCGAGCGCGGCCTGCCGTTCGACGGGCGCGAGTTCGCCGACGAGGTGCACCGGATCCTCAACGACCGGCGGAGCTGGGGATTCCGGTTCCAGCGGGTGGCGCGCGGCCCCGTGAAGATCAGGGTGTCGCTGTCCAGCCCGGCGACGACGGACCGGCAGTGCCTGCCCATGGTCACCCTGGGCACCCTGTCGTGCTGGAACGGCAGGCGCGCGACCATCAACGCGGTGCGCTGGAACGAGGGCGTGCGCGGCTACGGCCGCGACGTGGCCACCTACCGGGAGTACGTCATCAACCACGAGGTCGGCCACGGCCTCGGCCACAGCCACGAGTCCTGCCCCGGACAGGGCAAGCGGGCCCCGGTGATGCTCCAGCAGACCAAGTCGCTGTACGGCTGCCGCCCCAACGCCTGGCCGTCGCCCCGGCGCTGA